The Sulfurimonas sp. genome includes the window TGATTCTTCAAAATCTTCTCTATTAATTTCCATCATATCCCCTCTAGAACTTAATTTCGTTTGCACGAAGTGCATCACCAAATTCAGCAATTACGCCGTGATATTGGTAACCATTACGATCAAATACAACTTCAGAAATCTTAGCTTCATTTAAAGCAGCAGCAAATGCAGCTCCAAATGCAGCAGCACCTTCTTTATTTGCTTTATGACCCGTTTCTTTCGAGTTTAGTCCACACAAAGTTGTTGCAGTAACATCATCTATAGCTTGTACGCTTATATAACGGTTTGATCTAAATACAGAAACACGAGGAAGTGAAGCACAACCAGATATTTTTGCACGAATACGACGCTTACGCTTTAAACGATTAGCTACTTTATTTTTTAATACTTTTGCATTCATTTTTTAATATCCTCCCTTACTTCTTAGCAGTTTTACCGGCTTTACGCACGATATGTTCTTCCATGTATTTAACACCTTTACCTTTATACGGCTCTGGTGGACGGAAACTTCTTATTTTTGCAGCGGCTGAACCTAAAAGTTGTTTGTCATGACTCTTAAGAGTTATAACATTTTTCTCAACACTAGCTTCTAAACCATCAACTAAATCAAAGTTAATGTCATGAGAATGTCCAAGTTGAAGATTCAGAACTTTACCTTTAACAGCAGCTCTATAACCAACACCATTAATCTCTAGTTGTTTAGTATAACCAGTAGTTAAACCAACAACAATATTTTGAGATAATGCTCTGTATGTTCCCCAAAAAGCTCTATGAGCTTTCT containing:
- the rplR gene encoding 50S ribosomal protein L18 → MNAKVLKNKVANRLKRKRRIRAKISGCASLPRVSVFRSNRYISVQAIDDVTATTLCGLNSKETGHKANKEGAAAFGAAFAAALNEAKISEVVFDRNGYQYHGVIAEFGDALRANEIKF
- the rplF gene encoding 50S ribosomal protein L6, with product MSRIGKKPVEFAADIKVSSNGDILTFAKGKKSVDLDTKGNVDFAIDGNILTFSAKSQEKAHRAFWGTYRALSQNIVVGLTTGYTKQLEINGVGYRAAVKGKVLNLQLGHSHDINFDLVDGLEASVEKNVITLKSHDKQLLGSAAAKIRSFRPPEPYKGKGVKYMEEHIVRKAGKTAKK